In Rutidosis leptorrhynchoides isolate AG116_Rl617_1_P2 chromosome 2, CSIRO_AGI_Rlap_v1, whole genome shotgun sequence, one genomic interval encodes:
- the LOC139887711 gene encoding uncharacterized protein, with protein sequence MEMFLSERLLMVLGRTSWILALKLFQIICYLQTTFVWKLEMNDVVANKLVNGSWQWVWARENIGSRNSSRLDGLRNEIQNVSLSDRDDSWRFDISSDGLFSVNIARKAMDLVLLSSTNIPTVWYKFIPRKVNIFLWRFRIDSLPLRWNLSAKGLELNSIVCPVCNNGIEMRSHLFFGCSLASELWHKVRVWLDCNMPFFYSWVEVVSWIESLSSTSSSKHKIVAVTATLLWVIWRFRNGIVFNEHTSRNSLFDVTRLFSFRWLKNRGHVVSNWNTWLSFPL encoded by the exons ATGGAGATGTTTTTGAGCGAACGACTGTTAATGGTTCTTGGTCGAACATCGTGGATACTTGCTCTAAAGTTATTTCAGATAATTTGTTACCTGCAAACTACATTCGTTTGGAAATTGGAAATG AATGATGTTGTTGCTAATAAGTTGGTTAATGGGTCGTGGCAATGGGTTTGGGCTAGAGAGAACATTGGCAGTCGTAACTCATCCCGGCTAGATGGTCTACGGAACGAAATTCAAAACGTTTCTCTTTCTGACCGAGATGATTCGTGGCGTTTCGACATCAGTTCGGATGGCCTTTTTTCAGTTAATATTGCGAGAAAGGCCATGGATTTGGTTTTGCTTTCTTCCACAAACATCCCGACAGTTTGGTACAAGTTCATACCTCGAAAGGTTAACATTTTCTTATGGCGATTTCGTATTGACTCTTTACCTCTACGTTGGAATCTATCCGCGAAAGGTCTCGAATTAAACTCGATCGTCTGTCCCGTTTGCAATAATGGTATAGAGATGAGGTCTCATTTGTTCTTCGGCTGCAGCTTAGCTTCGGAGTTATGGCATAAAGTTCGAGTTTGGTTGGACTGTAATATGCCCTTTTTCTATTCGTGGGTCGAAGTAGTTAGTTGGATCGAGAGCTTGAGTTCgacttcaagttctaaacataagatCGTCGCGGTTACGGCTACTCTTTTATGGGTCATTTGGAGATTTAGAAACGGTATTGTTTTTAATGAGCATACTAGTAGAAATAGTCTTTTTGATGTTACTAGATTATTTTCTTTTCGTTGGCTTAAGAATAGAGGCCATGTTGTTTCTAATTGGAACACATGGTTGTCTTTTCCTTTGTAA
- the LOC139887712 gene encoding UDP-glucuronate 4-epimerase 1-like, producing MPPQHQLEEELFPSTPGKIKSYRRTFHRCFASTSTMFVFALFLIAVTASFISFQSLVGSGSRYLHHTVRGGVTGYEKQIRSSAEIRRKNGFSVLVTGAGGFVGSHVSLALKKRGDGVVGIDNFNKYYDPSLKKSRKELLESKGIFIVEGDINDQSILAKLFELVQFTHVMHLAAQAGVRYAMEKPHSYVHSNIAGLVTLLEQCKQADPQPAIVWASSSSVYGLNEMVPFSESDTTDQPASLYAATKKAGEEITHTYNHIYGLSITGLRFFTVYGPWGRPDMAYFSFTKNILQGKSITVYRGKNGVDLARDFTYIDDIVKGCLGSLDTAGKSTGSGGKKHGPAPYRIFNLGNTSPVTVPTLVNILEKNLKMKAKKNVIEMPGNGDVPFTHANISLAQRELGYHPTTDLATGLKKFVKWYVTYYGYDQTKSGFVKS from the coding sequence ATGCCGCCGCAGCACCAGCTAGAAGAGGAATTATTTCCATCCACGCCGGGAAAAATTAAAAGTTACCGGAGAACGTTTCACCGGTGTTTCGCATCCACCAGCACAATGTTTGTTTTCGCGTTATTTTTGATTGCTGTAACGGCGTCGTTTATTAGTTTTCAAAGCCTTGTAGGTTCCGGCAGCCGGTACTTACACCACACCGTTCGCGGCGGCGTTACCGGTTACGAGAAGCAAATCCGATCATCTGCTGAAATCCGTCGGAAAAACGGATTCTCTGTACTTGTCACCGGCGCCGGCGGTTTCGTCGGTAGTCACGTTTCCCTTGCGTTGAAGAAACGTGGTGACGGCGTTGTCGGAATCGATAATTTTAACAAATATTATGATCCGTCATTGAAGAAATCACGCAAAGAATTATTGGAATCTAAAGGTATATTTATTGTTGAAGGTGATATAAATGATCAAAGTATTTTAGCTAAATTGTTTGAACTGGTTCAATTTACGCACGTGATGCATTTGGCGGCGCAAGCCGGCGTACGATACGCAATGGAGAAGCCACATTCGTATGTTCACAGTAATATTGCGGGTTTAGTTACATTGCTTGAACAATGTAAACAAGCCGACCCGCAACCCGCTATTGTATGGGCTAGTTCGAGTTCGGTTTACGGGTTAAACGAAATGGTACCGTTTTCGGAATCCGACACCACGGATCAACCCGCTTCGCTTTACGCAGCTACCAAAAAAGCTGGTGAGGAGATTACGCATACTTACAATCATATTTACGGGTTATCGATTACCGGGTTGAGATTCTTCACGGTTTATGGCCCGTGGGGTCGACCCGACATGGCTTATTTTTCGTTTACCAAGAATATTTTACAAGGAAAATCGATAACGGTTTATCGTGGTAAAAACGGGGTTGATTTGGCACGTGACTTTACATACATTGATGATATTGTGAAAGGTTGTCTTGGTTCGTTGGATACCGCGGGTAAGAGTACCGGGTCGGGTGGGAAGAAGCATGGCCCGGCCCCGTACCGGATTTTTAATTTGGGAAATACGTCACCGGTGACGGTACCAACGTTGGTGAATATTTTAGAAAAGAATTTGAAAATGAAGGCGAAGAAGAATGTGATAGAGATGCCTGGAAACGGTGACGTTCCATTCACACACGCGAATATAAGTTTGGCTCAACGTGAACTCGGGTATCACCCGACTACGGATTTGGCAACGGGTTTGAAAAAGTTCGTTAAATGGTATGTAACATATTACGGATATGATCAAACCAAGAGTGGTTTTGTTAAATCATAG